In Caulobacter segnis ATCC 21756, the sequence GGGAGTGGAGCAGCGCTCGCGCCCGCGACTGTGGCGGGCAGGGCCTGGAAAACCGCAATGGACGCCTGCAATGCGCCGGCTTCGTCGGCCCGGGCCCCCTCCCCGGTCCTGGCCCTGGTCGTCCGCCGGGCGGCGGCTGGCGCGCCGACGCGGTGCTGTTCGAGCACGCCGGCTATGACGGTCGCGCCTACGAAGTGCGCGGCGACATGCCCGACCTGGATCAGGCCGGATTCAACGACAGGGCCTCGTCGATCAAGATCCAGCGCGGCGCCTGGGAGGTCTGCGAGGACGCCTACTACCGCGGCCGCTGCACCGTGATCGATCGCGACCAAGGCGTGCTGCCGCGCGACTGGAACGACCGCATCAGCTCGATCCGCCGCGTCCGCTAGCCCCCGATCACCCGGATGGGTCGCGCCCTCTTGAAGGCTGGCGCGGCCCACGGTTAAGGTCCCGCGCCTCGAGAACAGTGGAGCTCCAATATGCGTAAGATCGTCGTCCTGGCCGCCGCCGCGGCCGCCCTCCTGGTCTCGGCCTGCAACACCATCGAAGGCGCCGGCCGCGACATTTCCGCCGCCGGCCGCGCGCCGTGAGCAACACCGCCAAGGACGCCAAGAACTGACAAGCCTAGGCCGACTCTCCCGCGCGCCTCGCTCAGGGCAGTCGACAGGAAAGACGAAAGCTTCGCCAAATCGAGCACTAGATCTGGGACTTACGGCGAAAAATAAACGACGCGAATATTCCCCGCGTTAACTTCACCGTAAAATTCCGCGCAAACCCGTTGCAAAAGCCGGACCTGTTCTCGAGCTTCGTGGCGAAAATGCGCGGAATACTCTCATTTTTGATCGAGACAAATCGTCGCCGTGCGACCCCCGGTCGCCCTTTTCTTGCCAGGCCAGGAAGCGCATATGGACGCCATGTCCGAGACCCGCACCGCTCCCCCGCTGCTCACCGGCCTGAAGCGCGGCCTGCTGCACCGCTGCCCGAACTGTGGCGACGGTCGGCTGTACATGCGCTATCTGAAGGTCGACCCCGAGTGCGAAGCCTGCGGGCATGAGCTGGCCCGTTACCCGGCCGATGATGGCCCGGCCTATTTCACGATCCTGCTGATCGGGCACCTGTTCGTGGCCCCGCTGCTGTTCTTCCCGTGGATCTGGGAAGCCCCGCCCATGCTGGTCGCGCCTTTGACCCTGATCCCGCTGGCGGTCCTGACCCTGCTGCTTCTGCCCCGCGTGAAAGGGGGCGTCATCGGCGCTCTCTGGGCGATCCGTCTGCGCAAGGCCGAAGACACCCCAAGCTGATCTCCGGAACCGACCTGGGCCGTCAGGTATTCCCAAGACCTGATCCCAGCGTCGCCGTGGTGGCGGACGCGGGAACGGAGGGAAACCACGGACCATGCTCGGCACGATCCTTATCATCATCCTCATCCTGGCCCTGATCGGCGCGCTGCCCACCTGGGGCCACAGCCGTTCCTGGGGCTACTTCCCGTCGGGCGGCCTGGGCCTGATCCTCGTGATCATCATCATCCTGGTGCTGATGGGCCGCATATAGGAGCGTGGCAGCCGAAAGTGTGAGCGGTTTCGGCGCCTGCCACGCTCCAATATTCGAGATAGAGCCTGCTTGTTCGTTTCTGATGTTCCCATCAGAAACGGGCAGGCTCTAGCGCTTGCTCTAGAACAGCGTTCGCCTAATCTCCCCCTCGACAAGAGGGGGAGATGACCATGACGGCGAACGCTGAAGCGCCGGGCGCGCGGCTTACGCCGACCGCCCGCGCCCGGGCCATCCTGGGCGGCTCGGCCGGCAACCTGGTCGAGTGGTACGACTGGTTCGCCTACGCCGCCTTCACCCTCTATTTCGCGCCCGCCTTCTTCCCGAAAGGCGACCAGACCGTCCAGCTGCTCCAGGCGGCGGCGGTCTTTTTCCTGGGCTTCGTCGCGCGCCCGATCGGCGCCTGGCTGATGGGGCTCTACGCGGACCATTCCGGCCGGCGGGCGGCGCTCTCCGTATCCGTGGCCTTGATGTGCGCCGGGGCGCTGATCATCGCCATCACGCCGGGCTACGCCACCATCGGCCTGTGGGCGCCGGCGATCCTGCTGTTCGCCCGCGTGTTGCAGGGCCTCTCGGTCGGCGGCGAGTACGGGGCCAGCGCCACCTATATGAGCGAGATGGCCGGCAAGCAGCGTCGCGGCTTCTGGTCCAGCTTCCACTACGTGACCCTGATCGCCGGCCAGTTGCTGGCGCTGGGCGTGCTGATCGTCCTGCAAAGGGTCTTGCCCGAGGAGGCCTTGAAGGCCTGGGGCTGGCGCGTCCCCTTCGTGATCGGCGCGCTTCTGGCCGTGGTCGTGTTCTGGATCCGCCGGGGTCTCGACGAAAGCATCTCGTTCAAGAGCGCGGGCCCGCGCGAGAACCTGTCGCGTCGCCAGGTCGCCGCCGCCGGGACGCTGCTAGCCCTGACGGTGATCGCCGGCGTCGTGGGCGTGACCAGCGGTCCGCTCGCGCGCCCCGCCCAGATCCTGGGCGCGGTGTTCCTCGTGCTGTTCTTCGTGTCGCTGATCGTGCCGCTGGTGCGCCTGCATCCGCGCGAGAGCCTGCTGATCATGGGCCTGACGGCGGGCGGCTCGCTGACCTTCTATGTCTACACGACCTACATGCAGAAGTTCCTGGTCAACACGGCGGGCTTCACCAAGGGCCAGGCCTCCGAGATCAGCGCCATCAGCCTGATCGGCTTCCTGCTGGCTCAGCCCCTCGCCGGCTGGATGTCGGACAAGGTGGGGCGCAAGCCGATGCTGATCGCGGCGTTTGGCGGCGGGGCCTTGTCGATCTGGCCCATCATGACCGGGATTTCCCAGTCGACCACCGTGATGGGGGCCCTGTCGCTGATCCTGATCGGGGTGGCGATCCAGTCCTGCTACACCTCGATCAGCGCGGTGGTGAAGGCCGAGCTGTTCCCGGCCCACCTGCGGGCGCTGGGGGTGGCCCTGCCCTACGCCCTGGCCAACGTGCTGTTCGGCGGCACAGCCGAGATGGTCGCCCTGGCCTTCAAGCACGAGGGGGTCGAGAGCGCCTTCTACGTCTATGTCGCCGGCGTCATGACCCTGGGCCTGGTCTGCGCGATCATCCTGAAGGACACCGGCCGCCACAGCCTTATCCACGAGGATTGATCCGACACTTTTTGGGCGCGTGGCGGGCGCCCAAACCGCTCGCGCTTTCGGCCGCCACGCTTAGACTCCTCGCCCCCCGTTTTCCGACTCTCCGCGTCCGTCTAGATTGCCGCCCATGCCGTTGCTCGACATCATCGTCCTCGTCGCCTTCTCGCTCTGCTGGCTGCTGTACGAGCCCGCGCTTCGACGCCTGGGCGAGGCGGGCGGCGTGCTCAACACCGACATGACGGTGATCCGCCGCCGGTGGATGCAGGAGATGGCGGTGCGCGAGATCGCGTTGCTGGACGGCCAGTTGCTGGGCCATGCGATCAACTCCGCCAGCTTCTTCGCCTCGTCGAACCTGATCTTGATCGCCGCGGCGGCCGGTGTCCTGTTCGGCGGCGATAGCGCCCTGCGGAGCGTCGAGGGCCTGGCGGTGCTGGCCAAGACCACGCCGATGATGTTCCAGATCAAGCTCGGGCTGGTGTTGGTCGCCCTGGCGCGCGGCCTCCTGGACTTTATCTGGTCGATCCGCCAGATGAACTACTGCCTGGCCGCGATCGGCGCCGCGCCGATGTGGGCGCCGCCCAAGGTGCTGGAGGAATACGCCGAGGCGGCCGGCGGCATCCTCAACCCGGCCCTGTCGGCCTTCAACGCCGGCGTCCGCGCCTACTACTTCGCCCTGGCGGCGGCGTGCTGGCTGCTGGGGCCCCTGCCCTTCATGACGGCGACGCTGGGGGCCATGACCCTGCTGCTCTGGCGCCAGCGCCGCAGCCGCGCCTCGATCGCCGTGCACAAGGTCCGTGAGATCCTGGAGCGCCAGCCGGTCGTGCATGGGCCGCACCTGACCAAGCTGAAAAAGCCGCCGCCGCCGTCCAAGGACCGGGCCTAGCGCCGCCGTAGGAACGCGCCTTTCGACGGCGCGTTCGACATCCCAACAGGACGCCACATACAACAAGCCCCGCCGGCGACATCGGTCTCCGGCGGGGCTGATGGGAAGTCTTGTGGGTAGACCCGATCTTCATACCTTAACCGGTGTCGCTTCGCAACCACTGAGGGGCGGGATTCCGACATTTCGTCGTGATTTCGTATTGCAACTTCCGCTATTACGGCGGCGGCTCCAGATTCTTGCCCGCCGCGTCAAAATATCGACCTTCACCCGAGCGTCTTGAGGCAATAGCGCGAAAGATCATCGCCTGTTCCGGATCTTTGGAAGGTATCTTCACGCTAAAACTGAACCGCAATAGCCTATTTCCGAACGTTCGTTTTCGTTGTTCAGTTCACTGTAAGCAGGAATTTCACTTTCGATGGCCTTATGGGCGGCGCTAGACACCCGGAAATTCGATCATTACTGGCGACGAGCCCGGCGCGGGACGCCCTCGCGACGCCCCAGCGCCTTTTGACTCTCGCTAAGCGCGCGATCAGACGCCCAGGGCGGTCCAGATCGGCAGGATTTTATCGCCCCACTCCTGGGCCTGCCGCTTCAGCTCGATGGGATTGTCTTCCCCCGTCAGCGTGACGCCGTCCTTGATCAGGGACTGGCCCTGCGCCTGAAGAACCGTCCAGGCGTATTGGGCCCAGTCGTCCGACGTCTTCCCCCCGTTCTGCTTGGCCAGCCAGAACATCTGCTGAAAGCGGCTCGCGCCGACCCCGCCGCCGAGCATCGGCGAAGCCAGATGGCCGATATCCGCGGTGGAAAGCGAGCGCTGGGCGATGACCTTGTTCAAGGCCTGCGTGCGGGTCTTGGCCTTGCTCATGTCCTGGCCGGGCGCGGCCGGCTGGATGACGCTCGAGCCCAAGAGGATCGTGATCGCCGAGGCCAGTTGGGCGAAGGTGACATTCTTGCCGGCGACCGCGGCCTCGATGTCCCCGATCGCATGGGGCTTGTAGTCCAGCAGGACCTCGTAGATCGGGTCGTAGATGGCGTCGATCAGCCCCGCCTCGCCCAGCACGCCGCGAACCTTCTTGGGAAGATCCGGTTTCGCCATGGTCAGGATCACCCGCTCCTGCCGAAGCGCCGCGACCTGCTCTTGGCCGGCCAGCGCACGGACGCCACGGATCCAGTAGTCGCGCCGGAACTGCTGGTTGACGCAGTAGTCCCGGAGCGTTTCACGCAGCGAGATGTCGGAGATCGCGGTCAGGAACGCCGCCTGCTGCGGCGTCATGTTCAGTTCGTTGAGATTGTCGGTGGCGTGGGCGGAACCGGAGAATCCGACCTTCGCGTCGCCAAGCCAACGCTCCATGTCGGCGAAGTACATCGGGCTCCAGTCCCGGTTCATGTACTCGTGCGCGAGGTAGCGGCGGTCCTGCGCCTTCACCTGCTTCAGCCGCTCGGCGGCGCCCGGATTGGCCTTGGCGTACAGCGGCTCCAGCGCCAGGAACTGGTCGATGAAGGTCAGGGCGGCGTCGGTCTGCCCCACGACGCCCTGCCCCGGCGCGCCCATGACGTCGGCGTGGCGCTTCATCAGATGCCGGATCGGCGCGGACGCCGACCATCCGGGCAGGGTGTTGTACGAGATGTAGAGCACGCCGCCCGGCCGCAGCTTGCGGCGAATGAAGTCGACCAGAACGCTACGGTTGGCGTCCGAAATCCAGGTCCAGATCCCGTGCAATCCGATGAAGTCGAAATCCGGCAAGTCAGGGCGATGGCAGAATTCGGCGAACGCCTCGTCGTAGAGCTTGGCGTCCGCGCCGGAGAGACGGACCATCTCCGAGGCGAAGGCCGCCTGGGAGGGGTTGAAGTCGGTCCCGTACCAAGCCACGCCCGGCTGGGCGGCGGCATGGATGGACACCGACAGGCCCTGGCCAAATCCCAGCTCGCAGGCGTTTTCGATCCTCGGCGCATGGCGGCCCGCCAGCATCAGCGGCAAGCGCGAGCGAAGCGGGTTCAGCTCGGCGTAGTAGCCGAAGGTGTAGTTCACGTCGGTGACGTAACCGGCAGTCCATTCTGTCGACACGCGCGCTCCAGCCTTCTTAATCCAACCCCGGCGCCGATACCGGCATGATTGAGTGCGCCTGACAAGTTGACGCCGTCGCGGCCGCGAACTTTTGGCGTGGCGCGGGCGCGACCCAAGTCGCTATAGCTCTTGCTCATTTCGCGAGACCGGCTCGGCCAAGACTGATGACCTCACCGCTTCTGGCGCTCTGGCGCCGCCTGCCCGCGCCGATCCGCCAGAGCGCCCACCTGGCCAAGGGCGCGCCGAAAGCGGCGTTTCTGGCGGGACAGGCATGGCTCGACGACTTCGCCAGGACCCAGGCCGCGCGCGCGGCCGAAGCCCGGACGCTCCGCCGCGTGCGTCGGCGGAATCGTCGCCCTAGCCTGCCGATCACGGTCGTGGGCTTCCACGGCGCCGTCCACGGCCTTGGCGAAGGGGCCCGGATGCTGGCGCGAGGCTTCGCCGACGCCGGGCTCCCTGTCCGCGCCGTGGACCTGTCGGCCTTTGTCGGCATGCCGGTCGACCTCCCGACCGCCTATCCTCCGCCGGGACCAAGAGAGCGGGGCGTCGTGATCTCGCACATCAACCCGCCCGAGCTGCTCCGCTGGGCGCGGGAGACGGAAGGCCAGCTTCTCGGTGGGCGGCGCCACATCGGCTACTGGGCCTGGGAGTTGGAGGACGCCCCCGCCGCCTGGGCCCCGGCCTTCGACCTCGTGGACGAAGTCTGGACCCCTTCGGCCTTCGCCGCCGACGCGCTGCGCAAGATCGCGCCGCCCCGGGTCAAGGTCACGCCCCTGCCCTATCCTCTGTACCTCAACCCCCGGCCAGCGCCGGACCGCGCGCGGTTCGGCCTGCCCGCCGAGACGGTCGTCGTGCTGATGGCCTTCGATCTTCGCTCGACCGCCCAGCGCAAGAACCCGTACGGGGCGCTGCGCGCGTTCCGGATGGCGACGCGCGACACCGCGCGCCCCGCCCTTCTGGTCTGCAAGGTCGTCGGCGCCGATCTCTATCCGGACACCTTCGCGGCCCTCGCCGCCGACGTCGCGAGCGACCCGACCATCCGCCTCATGCGTGAGAGCCTGTCGGCGGAGGACATGGCGGCGCTGACCGCCAGCAGCGACATCATCCTGTCGCTGCACCGCTCCGAGGGCTACGGGCTGCTGCTGGCCGAAGCGATCTGGCTGGGCAAGCCGACCCTGGCGACCGGCTGGTCCTCGAACGTGGAGTTCATGGATCCCGCATCCAGCCAGCTGGTCGACTATGACCTGATCCCCGTCGAAGGCGACGGCGCGATCTATCAGTCCGGGCGCTGGGCGGCCGCCGACGAGGACGACGCGGCGCGCAAGCTGGCGCGGATGATCGACGACGACGCCTGGCTCAAGACCCTGGCCGCCGCGACCGCTGCAAACGGGCACGTGTCCTTCGACCGCCCGGCGTGGCTGAACGCCCTGCGACGCCTGCTGCCGCTACGCTGATCGGCCTTTAAAGCCTGTGTGGTTTAGAGCGTTCGAGCGGTTCAACCGCTCACACTTAAAACCTAACGGGCTCTCGGCGCGGTCGCCAGCGGCGCGTCGCTGTCCCTCAGCGTCGGAATGTCGTTGATCGAGGGCGGCGGAGCGACCTTGTCGGCGGCTTCGGGCTTGGCCGGCAGCTCGGAAGACGGCGGTCGGATCGGCGTGGTGTCGCCGGCCTTGGGCTTCTTCGGCTCCATCGGCAGGGCGATCTTGTCCATCGTCTGGATGATCAGGTCCGTCGGCAGCATGCCCTTGTAGCGAACCTTCTTGAAGTTGCGGGTCGGATCGTAAGCCGCCACGCCCGGCGCCAGATTGCCGACTTCCAGGGTGCCGACCTGCGCGAGCAGTTGGACCCGGCCGACATATTCGCTGGCGCGTCCGCGGACGAAGCCGATCTGGGCGTTTTGCAGTTCCTGCTGGGCGTTCAGCACCTCGATCGTGCTGCGAAGCGCGAAGCGTTCCTCCTCGCGGACGCCGTAGAAGGCGATGGTGTTCGCCTTCATTTCCTCTTCCTGGCTGACCAGCGACTTACGCGCGGCGACCAGCTGGTCCCAGTACTGCGAGACGCCCAGCACCATGTTTCGGCGCGCATCGTCGATCAGCAGCTTGTCGCGATTGTTCTCCTCGATCGACTGGCGGACCTGGGAGTTCAGCTGCCCCCCCGCGAACAGGGGCTGGGTGAGCGTGATCGAAGCGTTCACGGTGTTGGAGCGGTTCGACTGCTTGTCGCTGTAGGGCAGATAGGGCGCGTTGCGATAATCCGCCCGCGCCGAAACCGAGAACAGGCGCTGCGCGCGCGCTTCCGCCACGCCCAGGCGCGAGGCCTTTTCGGTGAACAGGGCCGCGTTCAGGGTCGGGTTCGACTCTTCGGCCTGATTGAACGCCTCGTCCAAGGTCGCGGGCAGGCCGTCGATGTCGGGTTCGGGCTCGAGAGTGTCCGGCAGGTGGCCGACCAAGGCGGCGTAGTTGGCGACGGTGACGTTGAGCTGCGCCTCGGCGTTGGCCAACTGGGTGCTGGCCGCCGCGAGACGGGCCTTGGCCTGCTGGACGTCCGTCAGGGTGATCTGGCGAACGCTATACCGGTCCTCGGTGTCCTGCAGTTGCTTGCGCAGGAAGGCCTCGCCCCCCTTGGCGATGCGCAGCACCTCGCGATCCCGGCGAACGGAGACGTAGGCGTTCGTCACGCGGACCAGCAGATCCATTTCGATGCGGCGCAGGTTTTCCCGCGCGGCCTTGATCTGAGCTTCGACACCGCCGAGACGCGCGGCGTAGCGGCCATTGGTGTAGAGCGCCTGACTGACGGACAGCTCGTTCGACTGGCTGGCGGCTTCCTCGGTCTGCCGTCTTCCCAGGATATCCCGCGTCTGGGGTCCTCGGGCGTAGCCGTAGACTTCCGAGACCTGGGCGTTGGCTTGCAGGCCGTAGGCCGCCCGCGCCTGGGTGTAGTTCTCGTCCAGCGCCCGCATCGCGGCGCGTTGGGCCTGGATGTTCGGGTTGCTCTGGTAGGCGGCGGTGATCGCGTCGGCCAGGGTCTCGGCGTGCGCGAGTTCGGCGCGGCCGGACACAGCCATGGCGACCGCCACGGCGATCACCGACGTTCGAACGGACAGGAGTTTCGACAGCACTCGCATTTTCCAGACTTTCACGGCCCCCGCCGAATTGCGGCGGTTCAAGCCAATATTTGTGGCTTAATCAAGAAGGCGACGCACTGTCGCCTCCCATGTAACATTCTTGTTGCGCCAGAGGTCACGCGCCGTAGCGCCCCGCGACATGGCGCGCGCCCTGTCCGACGTTAAAAGGGCCAGCGCCTCGGATAGGGCGGCGGGGGTGGGTTCAGCCACCGCGCCAGTGTCCTCGCTGACGATCTCGAGCAGACCGCCCGAGTCCGTGACCGTCAAAACCGCCTTGCCCGCCGCGAACGCTTCCATGGTCACATAGCCCACGCTGTCCTCGTCGAAGGGCAGATAGGCGCAGGCCAGGGCGTCGTTGGCCCAGCGGGCGATGTCCTCGCGCGGGTGGAAGCCGAACCGCAGATCGACGCGATCCTTCAGGTCCAGATCCTCGACCAGCTTGCGCAGCCGATCGGCGTAGGCTTCGTTCTCCGGCGGGCCGGCGATAACCAGACGCGGCCCGTTCGGCAGCAGCGCCAGGGCCTCGATCAGCAGGTGCTGGCGCTTGCCCGCCGCCACCCGGCCGCCGGCGAAGACATAGTCGCCGTAGTCGCCGCCGGTGAACAGCTCGCCATCGTTCAGTGGCGGATACAGCACTTCCGACGAGACGCCATTGAACTTCATCAGCCGGTTCTGGGTGACCGGCGAGTTGCAGTAGATCCTGCGGCACTCGGCGAAGCAGGCGTTGTCCGCCGCGCGGATGGCGGCCTTCACCGTCCGCCCCGTTTCGTCGAAGTCGAGATGGCTCTGGCCGGCCTCGGAGAGGTCATAGGCCTGCCGGAACTGGTGCAGCAGCCACAGCACCTTGTCGTGGTGCGGGATCAGGTAGGCCGGGAACTTCAGGCCGATGACCCGGTCGACATTGGGCAGGCGCAAGCCCCGGGCGATCAGCATCTCTTCGATCAGCCGCTCGGCCGGCTCCCAGGTGAAGGGCACGCGGATCAATTCGGACTGGACGCCCGGCGTGGCGTTCAGCCGGCGGACCAGGTGGTCGGCCAGTTCCTCGGCGCCGCCGCGCTGGAACGGCGCGGCGTTGTTGACGACAAGCACCTTCATGCGGGCTTCCTCATGAGGTCAGGCGCTCCACGACGGTGCTCCAGTCGATCTTCATCTCCGTGAGGCGGTCCAGCGAAGCCTGTCCCATCGCCGCCACGGCCTGACGATCGGCGTGCAGGCGGTCGAACTGCTGGGCCAGGTCGCGCGGATCAGGCTCGCTGATCAGGCCGTTGCGGCCGTGCTCGACCAGCTCGAGAACCCCGCCGGAGTCGGTGGTGGTCACGATGGCCTTGCGCGCGTGGGCGCCTTCCAGCGACGGATAGCCGTAGCTGTCCTCGTCCTTGGGCAGATAGGCGACGGCCAGGGCCGTCTTCAGCATCTCGGCCTTCTCGTCCTCGCTGATCCAGCGGTCTTCGAGGATGACGCGGTCCTGGACGCCCAGATCGCGGGTCATCTTGACCAGGTGACGACCGTAGTCGGGGCTGGACGCCGTGCCGGCCAGGCGCA encodes:
- a CDS encoding beta/gamma crystallin-related protein; the protein is MSKTLSLTALSAAALMAGWTSAASAQAPGWDGRYEEPPRGSYTRSCREITAFDGRVWARCQNDRGGWEWSSARARDCGGQGLENRNGRLQCAGFVGPGPLPGPGPGRPPGGGWRADAVLFEHAGYDGRAYEVRGDMPDLDQAGFNDRASSIKIQRGAWEVCEDAYYRGRCTVIDRDQGVLPRDWNDRISSIRRVR
- a CDS encoding DUF983 domain-containing protein; this translates as MDAMSETRTAPPLLTGLKRGLLHRCPNCGDGRLYMRYLKVDPECEACGHELARYPADDGPAYFTILLIGHLFVAPLLFFPWIWEAPPMLVAPLTLIPLAVLTLLLLPRVKGGVIGALWAIRLRKAEDTPS
- a CDS encoding DUF3309 family protein — translated: MLGTILIIILILALIGALPTWGHSRSWGYFPSGGLGLILVIIIILVLMGRI
- a CDS encoding MFS transporter; the protein is MTANAEAPGARLTPTARARAILGGSAGNLVEWYDWFAYAAFTLYFAPAFFPKGDQTVQLLQAAAVFFLGFVARPIGAWLMGLYADHSGRRAALSVSVALMCAGALIIAITPGYATIGLWAPAILLFARVLQGLSVGGEYGASATYMSEMAGKQRRGFWSSFHYVTLIAGQLLALGVLIVLQRVLPEEALKAWGWRVPFVIGALLAVVVFWIRRGLDESISFKSAGPRENLSRRQVAAAGTLLALTVIAGVVGVTSGPLARPAQILGAVFLVLFFVSLIVPLVRLHPRESLLIMGLTAGGSLTFYVYTTYMQKFLVNTAGFTKGQASEISAISLIGFLLAQPLAGWMSDKVGRKPMLIAAFGGGALSIWPIMTGISQSTTVMGALSLILIGVAIQSCYTSISAVVKAELFPAHLRALGVALPYALANVLFGGTAEMVALAFKHEGVESAFYVYVAGVMTLGLVCAIILKDTGRHSLIHED
- a CDS encoding DUF599 domain-containing protein, which codes for MPLLDIIVLVAFSLCWLLYEPALRRLGEAGGVLNTDMTVIRRRWMQEMAVREIALLDGQLLGHAINSASFFASSNLILIAAAAGVLFGGDSALRSVEGLAVLAKTTPMMFQIKLGLVLVALARGLLDFIWSIRQMNYCLAAIGAAPMWAPPKVLEEYAEAAGGILNPALSAFNAGVRAYYFALAAACWLLGPLPFMTATLGAMTLLLWRQRRSRASIAVHKVREILERQPVVHGPHLTKLKKPPPPSKDRA
- a CDS encoding class I SAM-dependent methyltransferase; translated protein: MSTEWTAGYVTDVNYTFGYYAELNPLRSRLPLMLAGRHAPRIENACELGFGQGLSVSIHAAAQPGVAWYGTDFNPSQAAFASEMVRLSGADAKLYDEAFAEFCHRPDLPDFDFIGLHGIWTWISDANRSVLVDFIRRKLRPGGVLYISYNTLPGWSASAPIRHLMKRHADVMGAPGQGVVGQTDAALTFIDQFLALEPLYAKANPGAAERLKQVKAQDRRYLAHEYMNRDWSPMYFADMERWLGDAKVGFSGSAHATDNLNELNMTPQQAAFLTAISDISLRETLRDYCVNQQFRRDYWIRGVRALAGQEQVAALRQERVILTMAKPDLPKKVRGVLGEAGLIDAIYDPIYEVLLDYKPHAIGDIEAAVAGKNVTFAQLASAITILLGSSVIQPAAPGQDMSKAKTRTQALNKVIAQRSLSTADIGHLASPMLGGGVGASRFQQMFWLAKQNGGKTSDDWAQYAWTVLQAQGQSLIKDGVTLTGEDNPIELKRQAQEWGDKILPIWTALGV
- a CDS encoding glycosyltransferase, whose amino-acid sequence is MTSPLLALWRRLPAPIRQSAHLAKGAPKAAFLAGQAWLDDFARTQAARAAEARTLRRVRRRNRRPSLPITVVGFHGAVHGLGEGARMLARGFADAGLPVRAVDLSAFVGMPVDLPTAYPPPGPRERGVVISHINPPELLRWARETEGQLLGGRRHIGYWAWELEDAPAAWAPAFDLVDEVWTPSAFAADALRKIAPPRVKVTPLPYPLYLNPRPAPDRARFGLPAETVVVLMAFDLRSTAQRKNPYGALRAFRMATRDTARPALLVCKVVGADLYPDTFAALAADVASDPTIRLMRESLSAEDMAALTASSDIILSLHRSEGYGLLLAEAIWLGKPTLATGWSSNVEFMDPASSQLVDYDLIPVEGDGAIYQSGRWAAADEDDAARKLARMIDDDAWLKTLAAATAANGHVSFDRPAWLNALRRLLPLR
- a CDS encoding TolC family outer membrane protein, which encodes MRVLSKLLSVRTSVIAVAVAMAVSGRAELAHAETLADAITAAYQSNPNIQAQRAAMRALDENYTQARAAYGLQANAQVSEVYGYARGPQTRDILGRRQTEEAASQSNELSVSQALYTNGRYAARLGGVEAQIKAARENLRRIEMDLLVRVTNAYVSVRRDREVLRIAKGGEAFLRKQLQDTEDRYSVRQITLTDVQQAKARLAAASTQLANAEAQLNVTVANYAALVGHLPDTLEPEPDIDGLPATLDEAFNQAEESNPTLNAALFTEKASRLGVAEARAQRLFSVSARADYRNAPYLPYSDKQSNRSNTVNASITLTQPLFAGGQLNSQVRQSIEENNRDKLLIDDARRNMVLGVSQYWDQLVAARKSLVSQEEEMKANTIAFYGVREEERFALRSTIEVLNAQQELQNAQIGFVRGRASEYVGRVQLLAQVGTLEVGNLAPGVAAYDPTRNFKKVRYKGMLPTDLIIQTMDKIALPMEPKKPKAGDTTPIRPPSSELPAKPEAADKVAPPPSINDIPTLRDSDAPLATAPRAR
- a CDS encoding glycosyltransferase family 4 protein; this translates as MKVLVVNNAAPFQRGGAEELADHLVRRLNATPGVQSELIRVPFTWEPAERLIEEMLIARGLRLPNVDRVIGLKFPAYLIPHHDKVLWLLHQFRQAYDLSEAGQSHLDFDETGRTVKAAIRAADNACFAECRRIYCNSPVTQNRLMKFNGVSSEVLYPPLNDGELFTGGDYGDYVFAGGRVAAGKRQHLLIEALALLPNGPRLVIAGPPENEAYADRLRKLVEDLDLKDRVDLRFGFHPREDIARWANDALACAYLPFDEDSVGYVTMEAFAAGKAVLTVTDSGGLLEIVSEDTGAVAEPTPAALSEALALLTSDRARAMSRGATARDLWRNKNVTWEATVRRLLD